AATGAATGCGGTTTTTGCTGTTGCCTTAGTAAGTGTACCTTCGTTTACACGACTTATTCGTGCAAATGTATTAGAAATAAAAAATCTTCAATACATTCAGGCAGCAAAAACATTTGGTGCCTCACCTATGCGAATTATGCTTAAAGAAATTCTACCAAATTGTATGGCAACACTCATTGTTCAAGTAACACTAGGCCTTTCAGAAGGGATTCTTTCAACGGCCGCACTTGGCTTTCTAGGCCTAGGTGTCCAGGCACCTACTCCAGAATGGGGAATTATGCTAAGTGATGCCAGACCTTACATTCAAAGTGCCCCATGGCTTGTGACACTTCCAGGTCTTTGTATCTTGGCCGTTGTTTTGGGACTGAATCTTTTTGGAGATGGCCTAAGAGATGCACTTGATCCGAAGCTTAAACGATAGAAGAGAAATATATGAGTTTATTAAAAGTTAAGAATTTAAATATACACTTTAAAACAAAGAAAGGACTTATTCACGCCGTTCGAAATGTTTCGTTTGAAGTTAAAGCGAGTGAAACACTTGGAATCGTTGGTGAGTCAGGTTGTGGAAAAAGTATCACGAATATGGCAATAATGGGCCTGCTTGATGATAATGCTGTCGTTGAAGCAGAAGAATTAAGTTTCAACGGAGTGGATCTGCAAAAACTTAATGAGAAATCGTGGCAACAGATTCGCGGAGGTGATATCAGTATGATCTTCCAAGATGCCATGAGTAGCCTAAACCCATGTTATACAGTTGAAAATCAGATTGAGGAAGTTCTTCTCATTCACGAACCAAACTTATCAAAACAAGAACGTAAGGATCGTGTTGAAAGGCTATTAATTCAAGTTGGAATTCCTGCGCCTAAAGAGCGCATGAAAGCTTACCCACACGAGCTATCTGGTGGAATGGCCCAACGAGTGATGATTGCGATGGCCATTGCTTCAAGCCCAAAGCTTTTAATTGCAGATGAGCCAACAACGGCCCTTGATGTTACTGTTCAACAGCAAATTCTAGAGCTCCTAGATGAGATTCAAAAAGAAACAGGCATGGCCGTTATCTTTATCTCCCACGATCTTGCTGTCGTTAAAGACTTCACGCAAACTCTTCAAGTTATGTATGCTGGCGAAGTCATTGAAAAAGGACCAACAATGGCCGTCATCAATTCTCCTCGCCACCCCTATACATCAGGACTATTGAAGTCAATTCCTTCATTTACAAATGATATTAACGCTCCCCTTTACTCAATAAAAGGGATGGTTCCAGACTTAGGTGATCGCCCTACAGGATGTCAGTTTAGAAAGCGATGTGAATATGCGACTGAACAATGTGAATTACTCCCTAAACTTGTCATTCATGATGATCGCTCTCTTCGTTGTATTCACCCATTAAATTAAGAATTAGGTATAGATATGATTGATACAATTAAAGTAAATGATTTAAAAAAGTACTATCCTGTCGCAGACAAGTTTGTAAAGGCCATCGATGGCCTAAGCTTCACTCTTCAAGAAAAAACAACTCTTGGAATAGTTGGGGAATCTGGTTGTGGAAAGTCGACTCTTGCAAAATGTCTTATGGCACTTGAGCAAATAACAGATGGAAGTATCACAATCGGTGGTAAAGACTTCTCAACTCTTTCTTCAAAAGAACTATACAAGTCCATTCAAATGGTTTTCCAAAATCCACTCGAGTCACTTAACCCAAGAAAAAAAGCATGGGAAATAATCGCTGATCCTCTTCTTATCAATGAGAAAGTAACAAAGAAAGAAGCTTTTGAGCGTGCATGTGAACTTATGGAAACAGTAGGCCTTCGTCGTGCTCATGCTCACAAGTACCCACATATGTTTAGTGGTGGCCAACGTCAAAGAATAGGAATTGCCAGAGCTCTTATTTTAAAACCAAAAGTTTTAATTCTTGATGAGCCAGTATCTGCTCTTGATGTTTCAGTTCAAGCGCAAGTTTTAAATCTTTTAAAAGACCTTCAAGAAGAATTTAATCTCACTTATATCTTCATCTCTCATGATCTCTCTGTCGTTCGCTATATAGCGGACAAGGTACTTGTCATGTATCTTGGAAAGGTTTGTGAATACGGAAAAAGTGATATCATCTTTACGACTCCACTGCATCCTTATACGAAAACACTTCTAAAGTCGGCCCACGCGGTAGAAAACGAAGTGATCAAGGCCTTCCCACCACTTAAGAATGTGGAGCTTCCATCACCTCTTAATCCACCTGCTGGATGTAACTTTCATACTCGCTGCCCACTTGCAGTTGAGCATTGTAAAAGCAAAGCACCAGAGTGTCGTCATATCGACAGCAGAGATGTTTTTTGTCACGAAGTTATT
The sequence above is a segment of the Halobacteriovorax sp. DA5 genome. Coding sequences within it:
- a CDS encoding ABC transporter ATP-binding protein; the protein is MIDTIKVNDLKKYYPVADKFVKAIDGLSFTLQEKTTLGIVGESGCGKSTLAKCLMALEQITDGSITIGGKDFSTLSSKELYKSIQMVFQNPLESLNPRKKAWEIIADPLLINEKVTKKEAFERACELMETVGLRRAHAHKYPHMFSGGQRQRIGIARALILKPKVLILDEPVSALDVSVQAQVLNLLKDLQEEFNLTYIFISHDLSVVRYIADKVLVMYLGKVCEYGKSDIIFTTPLHPYTKTLLKSAHAVENEVIKAFPPLKNVELPSPLNPPAGCNFHTRCPLAVEHCKSKAPECRHIDSRDVFCHEVIEN
- a CDS encoding ABC transporter ATP-binding protein; this encodes MSLLKVKNLNIHFKTKKGLIHAVRNVSFEVKASETLGIVGESGCGKSITNMAIMGLLDDNAVVEAEELSFNGVDLQKLNEKSWQQIRGGDISMIFQDAMSSLNPCYTVENQIEEVLLIHEPNLSKQERKDRVERLLIQVGIPAPKERMKAYPHELSGGMAQRVMIAMAIASSPKLLIADEPTTALDVTVQQQILELLDEIQKETGMAVIFISHDLAVVKDFTQTLQVMYAGEVIEKGPTMAVINSPRHPYTSGLLKSIPSFTNDINAPLYSIKGMVPDLGDRPTGCQFRKRCEYATEQCELLPKLVIHDDRSLRCIHPLN